ACCGCTTCGTACGCAGCATGGCCAGCCACATGATTTACGCCTGCGAGCAGCGGCCATTACTCCCACGCCTGCGTGAGGCGGCTTCGCGAGAAAGGCTTGATTGGTTGCGCGAGGGAATGGAAGACCTCGCCATGTTGGGCGAACGCGGGTTCAACCTGAAGCCGGATAACGAACATTGGATCAAGGTTCAGCTTCGAGAAAACCTCGATGGACGAGTCCGCAAGGTCTGGTGGAGTGTGAAACGCGAGGTGTATGAAGAGGGCGGTATCGACCGTATCCTGCGCGAGCACTACGGCCGGCGCAATCCGAGCCCGCAACCACAGCCACTGCCACCAAAACCACCGCAGCCGATTGCGCCGTGGCTATTGTTTAGCGACCGACCGATGGGCTACCTCTTCATGAACCGCCTCGAAGGCCCCGACGTCGTGCAAGTCCTCAAAGCACGGCATGGTGTGGAAGGCGATGGCAAATGGCCGCCTCTTTAATGACTACCGCCAGTCAATCACAATCTTCCCCAACTGCTCCTGCGCCTCCAGCCGCTCATATGCCGCGCGGCCGTCGCTCGCCTTGAAGACCTGATCGACGACGGGCTTGAGCGCGCCGGCCTTGAAGAGGCTGGCGACCTCGCGGAACTCGGCGGGCGTACCCATGGTCGAGCCCAGGATGCGGAGCTGGTTCCAGAAGATGCGGGCCAGGTCGGTGGTGGCGTCGGGGCCGGTGGTGCAGCCGGGGGTGACGTAGGCGCCGCCGCGGGCGAGGCTCTTGATGCAGGGCAGGTGCGTGGCCTTGCCGATGCTGTCGACGGCCATGTCGACGCCGCGCTTGCCGGTCCAGCTCCGCACGTCACGTGACCAGTCTTCGCCAGTATCCAAGACGCCGTGGTCGGCGCCCATCTCGATGGCCTTGTCGATCTTCCACTGGTGACGGCTGGTGACGACCACGGGGCAGCCGAAGTGCTTGGCGATCTGCATCGCGCTCGTCGCCACGCCGCCGCCGATGCCGGTGACCAGCACGGATTGGCCTGCGCGCAGCCCGCCCTTGGTGACCATCATGCTCCACGCCGTAAGCGCCGTGAGGCCAAACGCGGCGGCTTGGATCGGGTCGATCTGACTTGACGTGTCATCGCCGAGATCCGCCAGGTGTGTCGC
This portion of the Phycisphaerales bacterium genome encodes:
- a CDS encoding zinc-binding dehydrogenase; translation: MNALVCTKQSKTVAPNIEYQTDWPDLEPTPPGHAKLRTLCSALNHMDLWVGMGIPGVDLTWPRVSGCDACAVVEEVGEGVDASWVGRRVIINAAVEVPPKERPTDPPGSTLAPDYELIGEHHNGMHRQFFHAPATHLADLGDDTSSQIDPIQAAAFGLTALTAWSMMVTKGGLRAGQSVLVTGIGGGVATSAMQIAKHFGCPVVVTSRHQWKIDKAIEMGADHGVLDTGEDWSRDVRSWTGKRGVDMAVDSIGKATHLPCIKSLARGGAYVTPGCTTGPDATTDLARIFWNQLRILGSTMGTPAEFREVASLFKAGALKPVVDQVFKASDGRAAYERLEAQEQLGKIVIDWR